A part of Aspergillus flavus chromosome 1, complete sequence genomic DNA contains:
- a CDS encoding fungal-specific transcription factor domain-containing protein, producing MQAEMLASDDSPARKMRKVTRACDACKRKKKACTGNLPCRPCLKRQEVCTYNSTYNRGVAVSPPPSSHTIQQHHAPLRGTTDSNPQDSHLSFASPVTYTSPDTIRPATYHDATTSVISPPSKTNTRYHDHESEIQRTEVADRYWGPTSAHSFLDRAALGLPTPPSNAIGASDDPSHDRTTSIFQFGDRVVPETSVTEFQWPDLETAEALVHRYFEFASPTHRVLHQQTVENVVQRLYQRGRPDGEQISGVTTVCQAILLMAFSTATMFKMDAKGGMTDADENGWQTSEMYFTKADHLLSKESGAIRLESVQVRFLMVLYLLSSSRAHRAWFTLGTTIQLIMALGLHSRRRNRETAEVSLIQQECQRRVVWCSYTLDKYLSLMLGTPRLWHDEDLDERLPARANDEDISPDRILPPTRDCVMDAAIFHALLARVLSQAAKEPYVVAGITDREEINTIRVLCERVAEWQAELPPFLSGVIHSSSLIPLFKRQLTVLQLARYHALMFITRPLLLRNYGQIWTDREASYVQYLRVCLAAAKDTVELITTFARDNQLFPAFWYSQYIAFNALSIIYIYLIQVQSNRILPLSQTYVATEGGLNDGFGFDESTLYVLAETAQYHLTHATARNAPSWKYGTILQSLRRELERLGAPCDPVATNMPPEHQGEPRIQSRNLNDTDLGATIPPSQPEPHYHEPFPIDAQTLPLFDTFTLDNDLILDLWSQLDSLPITMPG from the exons ATGCAGGCGGAAATGCTCGCCAGCGACGACAGCCCAGCACGGAAGATGCGTAAAGTCACCCGCGCTTGCGATGCAtgtaagagaaagaagaaggcctgTACCGGAAATCTCCCCTGTAGACCTTGTCTGAAACGCCAGGAGGTCTGTACATACAACTCTACCTATAATCGCGGCGTGGCCGTGAGCCCACCTCCGTCCTCGCATACgatacaacaacatcatgcACCCCTAAGAGGAACAACAGACAGCAATCCACAAGACAGCCATCTATCATTCGCCTCCCCAGTCACCTACACCTCGCCAGACACTATACGCCCGGCAACCTACCACGATGCCACCACCTCCGTGATTTCTCCACCATCCAAAACGAACACAAGGTATCACGATCATGAGTCCGAGATCCAACGGACGGAGGTTGCGGATCGATACTGGGGGCCAACCTCGGCCCATTCCTTCTTAGATCGAGCTGCGTTGGGATTGCCAACGCCTCCCTCAAATGCGATCGGGGCGTCGGATGATCCAAGTCACGACCGAACCACATCCATCTTTCAATTTGGGGATCGTGTAGTCCCAGAAACAAGCGTGACAGAGTTTCAATGGCCGGACTTAGAGACAGCGGAAGCTCTAGTTCATCGATACTTCGAGTTTGCATCGCCCACGCACCGGGTTCTGCACCAGCAGACGGTTGAGAATGTGGTCCAGCGCCTGTACCAGCGCGGACGACCGGACGGCGAACAGATTAGCGGAGTGACGACTGTCTGTCAAGCCATTCTCCTGATGGCTTTTAGCACCGCCACCATGTTCAAGATGGATGCCAAAGGCGGTATGACAGATGCAGATGAAAATGGCTGGCAGACCAGTGAAATGTATTTCACGAAGGCAGACCATCTACTATCAAAGGAAAGTGGTGCAATTAGATTAGAATCGGTGCAGGTCAGGTTCTTAATGGTTCTCTATCTGCTAAGCTCATCACGGGCGCATCGGGCGTGGTTCACTTTAGGGACCACCATTCAACTGATCATGGCCCTCGGCCTTCACAGCAGACGGCGGAATAGGGAAACTGCCGAAGTTAGTCTGATCCAGCAGGAATGCCAGCGTCGCGTCGTCTGGTGTTCGTATACGTTGGACAAGTATCTGAGCTTGATGTTGGGTACACCGCGTCTGTGGCATGATGAAGACTTGGACGAGAGATTACCAGCCCGTGCGAACGACGAAGATATCTCCCCTGATCGTATCTTGCCACCAACCCGAGACTGTGTGATGGATGCGGCTATATTCCATGCCCTACTCGCCCGCGTGCTCTCTCAAGCCGCCAAGGAGCCGTACGTGGTGGCTGGCATCACCGACCGTGAGGAAATCAATACGATCCGAGTGTTGTGCGAGCGAGTCGCAGAATGGCAGGCAGAGTTGCCACCATTCTTATCCGGAGTCATTCACTCAAGTAGCCTGATCCCCTTATTCAAGCGACAACTGACGGTGCTGCAATTGGCGCGATATCATGCCCTGATGTTCATCACTCGGCCACTATTGCTGCGGAATTATGGCCAGATTTGGACGGATCGAGAGGCTAGCTACGTTCAATATCTTCGAGTGTGTCTGGCCGCAGCGAAGGATACAGTTGAGCTGATCACCACTTTTGCCCGGGATAACCAGCTTTTTCCCGCGTTTTGGTACTCGCAGTATATAGCCTTCAACGCCTTGTCCATTATCTACATTTACTTGATCCAAGTACAGAGTAACCGAATTCTACCGTTGAGCCAGACCTACGTCGCGACAGAGGGTGGTCTGAACGATGGATTTGGCTTTGATGAGTCAACTCTCTACGTCCTGGCGGAGACTGCACAGTATCATCTAACGCATGCGACGGCCAGGAATGCACCGTCCTGGAAGTACGGGACTATTCTGCAGAGTCTACGGCGAGAGCTTGAGCGGTTAGGAGCGCCGTGCGACCCTGTCGCAACGAATATGCCTCCGGAGCATCAAGGAGAGCCGAGAATACAGAGTAGGAACCTGAATGATACAGACTTAGGAGCTACGATCcctccttctcagcctgAGCCTCACTACCATGAACCCTTCCCTATTGACGCGCAGACCCTTCCATTGTTCGATACTTTCACGCTAGACAATGACTTGATCCTGGATCTGTGGTCGCAATTAGATAGTTTACCAATCA CTATGCCTGGATAG